The window ATTGCTTACAACTAAATTAATATCAGATGTAGGAATTTGAAGATCATGTTGAACAGTTGATTTGTCTGATTTAGTTTCTATTACATTAACATGTACTAGATCATCATTTGTAAGAGCTGGTTGATTTTTAATTTCAAATGCTGTTGATGTTTCTGCAGTTGAAACCCCTGCATCTTTTAAAGCATTTTTTAAAACATCAGTCTTTTGTAGTTCTGTTTTAAGATCATCTAAAGATTTAATATTAATTTGATTTGACTTTGTAGAATAAAGAACTGGGTTTAAATCAGTTATAGCACTTCAACTCTTATTTGGATCTTTTTTACTAGCATCATCTGTATTATCTACATATGGAAGATCAGTTCAGTTTGTTAATTTTTCTGGGAATCCACCATCTACAGTAATTTTTAAATCTGTTTCAGCTGCTAATTTTTCACCATTTTTAAAAACATCTTTAATATTGTTTTTAATTTCTTCAGCTATTAATTCATTACTTTTTTTAGTTCCAGTAGAATCATAAATATCTTTTAATGATCCTGCTAAGCTAACTTTATCATTTAATTCAGGTGTGATTTTTTCTGATTGAGTATTTCCATCAGATCCTCCACCATTATTATTGTTTCCATTTCCATTATTGTTATCACTTGTAGAAGAACAAGAAGATACAATTACTGGAACTGTTGCAACAATCCCAAAAGCTCCGGTTAATGCAAGAGCTTTCAATAATTTAATTTTTTTAATTTTCATATTTAGTTAATAATTATTACCTTTCAAAATTTGAAATTTAAAAAAGACAAATTTACTAGTTAAATAGATGAAAAAATTTAATAAGGAGAAATAACATAAATTAACTCTACCTTTTTAAATGCTATCCATTTAACATATTTCATTTATATACCAAAAATGGTTTAAATGGTTACTAATTGTTATCAAGAAAATAATAATAAACATATATTTTTAGCATTCTGTTAAGTTTTTGGAGAAATAATTTATGTTAACTCTACCTTTTTTATGTTAGAAACCCTAGACCTTATTAATACACTTACTCATTTTCTCTAATCTATGTTTTTTAATTTAAAGAAAGAGTTCTGTAAATAAGTGACTTAGCTAAGTATTATTTTCAAAAAAAATAAAAAAGTAGTGTTTAGTAATTAACACTACTTTTTAGTTTGTTTTAGTCAATAGTTTTATTATGAACCAATTTTAATTGTTACTGGGAAAGTAATATCTTTAGCATCTGATGTTCCATCATCCCAAACATAAGTATTGTTACTATCCTTATTTGGAGTAGCTTTTAAAGTAACAGTATAT is drawn from Malacoplasma penetrans HF-2 and contains these coding sequences:
- a CDS encoding P35 family lipoprotein, whose translation is MKIKKIKLLKALALTGAFGIVATVPVIVSSCSSTSDNNNGNGNNNNGGGSDGNTQSEKITPELNDKVSLAGSLKDIYDSTGTKKSNELIAEEIKNNIKDVFKNGEKLAAETDLKITVDGGFPEKLTNWTDLPYVDNTDDASKKDPNKSWSAITDLNPVLYSTKSNQINIKSLDDLKTELQKTDVLKNALKDAGVSTAETSTAFEIKNQPALTNDDLVHVNVIETKSDKSTVQHDLQIPTSDINLVVSNLSVKVEGKNIESTDTTKTTTEFNFNIGIDSTQHYDQGSAKSAATTEGDVDVNKVLKDLNLATDDKGALNNEALIKALGIYNVTFSSPSIKKATVTARAATATSYEITLKATPNKEGNNTYVWDDGTTEAKDITFPVTIDIGS